In Paenibacillus sp. FSL M7-0420, a single genomic region encodes these proteins:
- a CDS encoding HRDC domain-containing protein — MQIVFMNRLCKRSGVDEEIFAQLWIGEEEGQWRLGWRDFSGEQETGDSLWYEGGSWNEMLCVYRHELAVKMGEGYRPLIDGVFHDEDNLSSRSQEQLKLQYFSEQYGNEAIFEELCSWRRGKASSERKAPYILASNRLLRMISAFLPRTEEELLQLPGVGEGKVSQYGADWLSITAAAEREHDFPLSWVNHAIDEESFVSWHYKQKELKYKKQLERLRLRRVLLQGIEEGQGMEQLRALSGVSRREVLEVLEELEKDGYSAEKLIALELSEVSSEEQNNIWTAYELIGDNFLKPVLYKAYGDNFVPADGLDLYYERLRLIRIRFRREHPAALGMAAPL; from the coding sequence ATGCAAATCGTATTTATGAACCGTTTGTGCAAAAGATCAGGAGTGGACGAAGAGATTTTTGCTCAGCTATGGATTGGAGAGGAAGAGGGGCAGTGGCGTCTGGGCTGGCGCGATTTCTCCGGGGAACAGGAGACGGGCGACAGCCTGTGGTATGAAGGCGGATCATGGAATGAGATGCTGTGTGTATACCGGCACGAGCTTGCCGTGAAGATGGGGGAAGGCTACCGCCCGCTGATTGACGGGGTATTTCATGACGAGGATAACCTCAGCAGCCGCAGCCAGGAGCAGCTTAAGCTGCAGTATTTCAGTGAGCAATACGGGAATGAAGCCATCTTCGAGGAGCTGTGCTCCTGGCGCAGGGGGAAGGCCTCCAGTGAACGGAAGGCGCCTTATATCCTGGCCAGCAACCGTCTGCTGCGCATGATCAGCGCATTTCTTCCCCGTACGGAGGAGGAGCTGCTGCAGCTTCCGGGTGTGGGTGAAGGCAAAGTTTCACAGTATGGTGCAGACTGGCTTAGCATCACCGCGGCGGCTGAGCGTGAGCATGATTTTCCGCTAAGCTGGGTGAATCATGCAATAGACGAAGAGAGCTTCGTATCCTGGCACTATAAGCAGAAGGAGCTTAAGTACAAGAAGCAGCTGGAGCGGCTGAGACTGCGGCGCGTTCTGTTACAGGGGATCGAAGAGGGGCAAGGGATGGAGCAGCTCAGGGCACTTAGCGGAGTTTCCCGCCGTGAAGTGCTTGAAGTATTGGAAGAGCTGGAGAAGGACGGCTATTCGGCCGAGAAGCTCATTGCCCTGGAGCTGAGTGAAGTGAGCTCCGAAGAGCAGAACAATATTTGGACAGCCTATGAACTGATCGGCGACAACTTCCTGAAGCCTGTCCTCTACAAAGCCTACGGCGACAACTTCGTACCTGCTGACGGACTTGATCTGTATTATGAACGCCTGCGGCTGATCCGCATCCGCTTCCGGCGGGAGCATCCGGCGGCGCTTGGAATGGCTGCCCCTTTGTAA
- the corA gene encoding magnesium/cobalt transporter CorA, protein MKIRLVNAGVFTPIDNIEETLTAPAEGFYWIDADVEDLVELQPIYGLHDLAVEDCLSEEDQRPKLEIYESHYFIVVNSIRFDDEEIFLRALNVFLGRHYIITVTKQKIHELRVLKPVLWEQEVSTPDRFLYLLIDLVVDNFFSVGDRIEARIEKLEEDILMHTKKSHLSEIIGLRSEILWLKKMLGPQKEVINTLNKKDLRLIDDQLQKYFSDIYENAVKISETFETYRDLMGNLREAYQSSIANRANEIMRVFTAITTIFMPLTVITGIYGMNFDNIPEIHTEYGYYGVIAVMVTLGCGMLIIFRKKEWL, encoded by the coding sequence ATGAAAATCCGGTTGGTGAATGCAGGGGTTTTTACGCCTATTGACAATATTGAAGAAACTTTAACCGCCCCTGCCGAGGGGTTCTACTGGATTGATGCGGATGTGGAGGACCTTGTAGAGCTTCAGCCTATATACGGCCTGCATGATCTGGCTGTGGAAGACTGTCTGAGTGAAGAGGATCAGCGTCCGAAGCTGGAGATTTATGAGAGTCATTATTTCATCGTGGTGAACAGCATCCGGTTCGATGATGAGGAAATCTTCCTCCGTGCGCTCAACGTATTCCTTGGCAGACATTATATTATTACCGTTACGAAGCAGAAGATCCATGAGCTGCGTGTCCTGAAGCCCGTACTGTGGGAGCAAGAGGTCAGTACACCTGACCGCTTCCTGTATCTGCTGATTGACCTCGTTGTCGACAACTTCTTCTCGGTCGGTGACCGGATTGAAGCGCGGATCGAGAAGCTCGAGGAAGACATCCTCATGCATACCAAGAAATCGCATCTGAGCGAGATCATCGGTCTGCGCAGTGAGATTCTCTGGCTGAAGAAAATGCTCGGCCCGCAGAAGGAAGTTATCAACACGCTCAACAAAAAGGATCTTCGCCTGATCGACGATCAGCTGCAGAAGTACTTCAGCGATATCTATGAGAATGCGGTCAAGATCTCTGAGACCTTCGAAACATACCGCGATCTCATGGGCAACTTGCGCGAAGCTTATCAGTCCAGTATTGCGAACCGCGCCAATGAAATCATGCGTGTATTTACGGCAATTACCACTATATTCATGCCGCTGACCGTGATTACCGGGATCTACGGCATGAACTTTGACAATATCCCGGAGATCCACACCGAGTACGGCTACTATGGCGTCATTGCCGTCATGGTGACGCTAGGCTGCGGAATGCTCATTATCTTCCGTAAAAAGGAGTGGCTATGA
- the metA gene encoding homoserine O-acetyltransferase MetA, with protein sequence MPIKIPDSLPAKEVLSGENIFVMDESQAFHQDIRPLRIAILNLMPTKETTETQLLRLIGNSPLQVDVVLLHPSSHTSKNTSAEHLKSFYKTFDEISHRRFDGLIVTGAPVEQLEFEDVNYWEELKVIFEWSKQNVTSTMHICWAAQAGLYHHFGVRKVSLPDKCFGVFPHTMSHNNVKLLRGFDEVFHVPHSRHTDVSREDIEQNPELQILAESEEAGVYLVATHDGKQIFVTGHSEYDPFSLKWEYDRDIAKGMEVALPKHYYPKDDPTRTPPAVWRAHANLLFANWLNYYVYQETPYDIGAFI encoded by the coding sequence ATGCCTATCAAAATTCCCGACAGCCTGCCGGCCAAAGAAGTGTTATCCGGTGAGAATATTTTTGTAATGGATGAAAGCCAGGCCTTCCATCAGGATATCCGTCCTCTGCGGATCGCCATCCTGAATCTGATGCCTACCAAAGAAACTACTGAGACCCAGCTGCTGCGCCTTATCGGGAATTCCCCGCTTCAGGTGGATGTTGTTCTGCTTCATCCCAGCTCCCATACGTCGAAGAATACTTCGGCTGAGCATTTGAAGAGCTTTTACAAAACCTTTGATGAGATCAGCCACCGCCGGTTCGACGGCTTGATTGTAACAGGCGCTCCCGTAGAACAGCTGGAGTTCGAGGATGTGAACTACTGGGAGGAGCTGAAAGTGATTTTTGAGTGGAGCAAGCAGAATGTAACCTCGACCATGCACATCTGTTGGGCGGCACAGGCAGGACTGTACCATCACTTCGGCGTGCGCAAGGTGAGTCTGCCGGACAAATGCTTCGGAGTGTTTCCGCATACAATGAGCCATAATAATGTCAAGCTGCTGCGCGGCTTCGATGAAGTGTTCCATGTTCCGCATTCCCGCCATACCGACGTCTCCCGTGAAGATATTGAGCAGAACCCGGAGCTGCAGATTCTGGCAGAATCCGAGGAAGCCGGGGTGTACCTGGTGGCTACGCATGACGGGAAGCAGATTTTTGTCACCGGACATTCAGAATATGATCCCTTCTCATTGAAATGGGAGTATGACCGGGATATCGCCAAGGGGATGGAGGTTGCCTTGCCGAAGCACTATTATCCCAAGGATGATCCGACGCGTACTCCGCCGGCAGTCTGGCGCGCCCATGCCAACTTATTATTCGCTAATTGGCTCAATTACTATGTATACCAGGAGACTCCTTACGATATCGGGGCATTTATCTGA